The following is a genomic window from Leptolyngbya sp. 'hensonii'.
TGGCAGAGTTACGGGCGGGATTTGGGATCTGGGCTGGCTAGCTTAATCTATGTTCTGACCCCTGAGGCGGTGTTACTTGGAGGAGGCATCAGTGCCAGCGCAGAGTTTTTTTTGCCTGCAACTCAGGCAGAACTTGAGTGGCGGGTGATGCCCACTTCTAGAGAGAAGATGTGCCTGCTCAGGGCAGAATTGGGGAACCGGGCGGGTATGGTTGGGGCAGCTAAACTGGCCTGGGAAAAGGGAATGAATCCTTAAAGGTCAATCTCATCGGTCAAGGTTTCAATCAACAAATCCATGCGTTTTTGCCGATCGGCAAGGAAAGTTTCACATTGCTGGAGCCGATCGACGGCCCTGGAAAACTGGTCAAACACTTCTGCTAGTTCCAGTTCTCCTGATTCAATCCGGGTAATGATCGCTTCAATTTCAGCGACCGTCGCTTCGTAATTCCAGTCCAGAGATGACCTGTAGGAGGCTGAGGTGAAGCCAATGTCATCCTGATCAGGGTTGAGAGGGTCAGTGGCTGCCAGAGAATCTGTCATGGGAGGTTCACATCAGCGTTTGTACTAGCATCCAAATTCATCATATCGGTTACTTTGACTTTAATCTGCCCCTGGCCCAGTTGGACGAGCAACTCTTCATTTAAATGAAGCGTCTGGGACGATCGGGCGATCGTGCCATCGGTCTGACGAACAACAGCATAGCCCCGCCGCAAAACAGCCTGAGGGTCCAGAGTCGCTAGCTTCTGCTTGAGCATCTGACAGTGCTGGTCGGCTTGTCGGAGATGTTGGGTGGTGGCCCGCAACAGCCGCTGCCGCTGCCAGCGCATGAACTGCATCTCCCGTTGCAACTGTCGTTCTGGATGCAGGCGTTGCAGCCGATCGCGCAACCGTTGCTCATGAGTCCGTAACATGTTGAGATAATGGCTGGATGCATCCTGCAACCAAGCCACCCGATTGCGGTGTTCCAGGTAGAGATCGGCCAGCAGGGGCACACTCTGCTCCGCTGCTGCCGTGGGGGTATGGGCACAAATATCGGCAGCCAGATCGGCGAGGGATTCGTCTCGCTGGTGGCCAATACCTGCGATCACGGGGATGCTACAGGTGGCGACAGCCCGGACTACCCGTTCGTCATTAAAGCAGGCCATGTCTTCGGTTGCCCCCCCACCTCGGGCCAGAATCAGGGCTTCTGCTCTTCCATCTTGTTCCACCCTTCGAATTGCGGTGACGATCGAGGCGGGAGCCTGTTCTCCCTGGACCAATGCTGGGGAGAGCAAGACATGCAGACCTGAGTAGCGACGTTTAAGGGTGCGCTGGATGTCTCCCCAGGCTGCCGCTTGGGGGGAGGTTACTACGGCAATGGTCTGGGGGTGTGAGGGGATCGGTCGTTTACGAGCCGGATCAAACAGCCCTTCTATCTCCAGACGATCGCGCAACTGTCGATAGCGCAAGGCTCTCAACCCTTCACCTGCCGGGAGAGCCTGCCAGATGATGAGCTGGTATTGTCCCCGTTGGGGATGCAGATGAATGCGACCCAGCAAAATGAGCTGGGCCCCCTGAACCGGTAAGGTGGCTAACTTATGGAGCTGGCTGTTCCAGACGACACAGTTGATCGAAGCTTTAATATCGGGATCTTGCAGGGTAAAGAACAATCCACTGCGATATTGGGTGGCACTGGAAACTTCACCGATGACCCAAATCTGCTGCAGTCGATCGTCCTGCTCCAGAACTGTTTGGATGTAAGTGGTTAGACTACCAACAGAGAGTGCTGTATCGGGAACCAGAAGATTGGGAAAAGGGGAAGACATTTTTTAAATCATTGAATGATTAAAACCAAAATTATTAAATAAAGCATACTTTATGGTACAAACGTACTTTAGATTGTAAAATAGATGAGGTGTTTCGTCTGAATACCTTAACTGGACTTTCTGAAAATACACAGTAGAATAAGCTGCATTTATTCCTCCATTCTCAGGATTATGTCTGAATTGAATATCAATAAAATTATTCCTGCAGGCAAATCAGGTTTTTAACATGAGGTCTAGAGAATTCAGACATTCAATCCATGCATTAACCTTAGCTGGCATAAATCATCCTAACTTCTTCTAAGTTTTGTTTTGAGGCATTAATGGCACCCAAGCATACAGACAATCTTGAAAAAAATAGTTCTGAAAAGCAGAACCCAGAAAAGCAAAAAGCGCTAAACCTGGTACTGAGTCAGATTGAGCGGAATTTTGGTAAGGGAACAATTATGCGATTGGGAGATGCCAGTCGCATGCGGGTAGAGACCATTCCCTCCGGAGCTTTAACCCTGGATCTGGCTTTGGGAGGAGGTCTACCCAAAGGCCGGGTCATTGAAATCTACGGCCCAGAGAGTTCTGGTAAAACAACAGTGGCGTTGCATGCGCTGGCAGAAGTGCAGAAAGCCGGTGGCGTGGCTGCCTTTGTGGATGCAGAGCATGCCCTTGACCCAACCTACTCTGCGGCGTTGGGAGTTGATATTGATAACTTGCTGGTGTCCCAGCCGGATACAGGCGAAGCTGCGTTGGAAATCGTAGACCAACTGGTGCGGTCGGCGGCGATCGATATCATTGTGATTGACTCTGTGGCTGCTCTGGTGCCCCGGGCTGAAATCGAAGGGGAAATGGGGGATGCCCATGTGGGTCTGCAGGCTCGATTGATGAGTCAGGCCCTGCGAAAGATCACGGGCAATATCGGTAAGTCCGGCTGTACAGTGATTTTCCTGAACCAGCTCCGGCAGAAAATTGGGGTTTCCTATGGCAATCCCGAAACGACGACGGGGGGCAATGCTCTAAAGTTCTATGCTTCGGTGCGGCTGGATATCCGCCGTATTCAGACCCTGAAGAAAGGAACCGAAGAATATGGGATTCGGGCGAAGGTCAAAGTGGCCAAGAACAAAGTTGCGCCACCTTTCCGCATTGCCGAATTTGACATCATTTTTGGCAAGGGAATTTCTACTCTGGGTTGCCTGGTAGATATGGCCGAGGAAACGGGTGTACTAACTCGTAAGGGAGCCTGGTACAGCTACTCTGGGGATAACATCAGCCAGGGCCGGGATAACGCAATTAAGTATCTGGAAGAAAATCCGGAGTTTGCGAAGACGCTCGAACAGCAGGTGCGCCAGAAGCTGGAAATGGGGGCAGTGGTCTCGGCGAATTCAGTGGTCCCGATCGAAGAGGAGGATGAAGATCCCTATCTGGAAGATGAGATGTAGGAAACGCAGGCTCCTGACAGGACGCGATGGCTGAACAGTCAGATTCTGGTTGCTCTGGTGGCAAGTTTAGCCAGAGGACAGCCCCTGCTGCCCGAATTGCCCTTGGGAATCATTTCCTTTATGCTACCCAAGAGCAGGTGTAGTGGAGGCTAGCGCATACATGCAGATACAAGATAGAACCTTATTGTCCAGGGTGGAGCAGGCGATCCAGGTCAGCCAGTCCTATCTTCTTTCTACCCAACATCCTGATGGCTATTGGTGGGTGGAACTAGAATCTAATGTGACGATTACCTCTGAAGCGGTTCTCCTGCACAAAATCTGGGGAACAGATCAATCCCGCAATCTGCATAAAGTCGAAACCTATCTGCGACAGCAGCAGCGGGACCATGGGGGTTGGGAACTCTTCTACGGGGATGGGGGCGAACTGAGTACCACCGTGGAAGCTTATATGGCTCTGCGATTGCTAGGGGTACCAGCCAGCGATCCGTCGCTGTTGCGGGCCAAGACATTCATTCTGGCGCGGGGTGGTATCAGTAAGACCCGCATTTTCACCAAAATGCACCTGGCCCTGATTGGTTGCTATAGCTGGCGCGGTCTGCCTTCCATTCCGCCCTGGATTATGCTGCTGCCCGACAATTTCTTCTTCAATATCTATGAAATGTCCAGTTGGGCCAGGGGTAGCACGGTACCGTTGCTAATTGTGTTCGATCGTAAGCCCGTCTTTCAGGTGGAGCCGCAGATTACCCTGGATGAACTCTATGCCGAAGGGATTGAACAGGTTCGCTATGAGCTGCCCCGTAATCATGACTGGACTGATTTTTTTGTCACCCTGGATGATCTGTTTAAGCTAGGGGAAAATCTGAATCTGGTGCCGTTTCGGGAGCAAGGACTGCGGGCTGCTGAGAAGTGGGTGTTGGAACGGCAGGAGGCAACAGGAGACTGGGGTGGTATTATTCCGGCCATGCTCAATTCGCTGCTGGCCCTCAAGTGCCTGGACTATGCTCCGGCAGATCCGATCGTCGATCGGGGGCTGCGGGCGGTCGATAACTTTGCCATTGAAGATGAAACGACCTATCGGGTGCAACCCTGTGTCTCGCCGGTTTGGGATACAGCTCTGGTGATGCGATCGCTGGTGGATTCTGGTCTGGCTCCTGATCACCCGGCGCTGGTCAAAGCTGGAAACTGGCTGCTGGAGAAGCAGATCCTCGACTATGGGGATTGGATCGTGAAGAACCGCCAGGGGAAGCCAGGAGCCTGGGCTTTCGAGTTTGATAACCGGTTTTACCCCGATGTGGATGATTCGGCGGTAGTCGTGATGGCCCTGAACGCGGTGCAGCTCCCGAATGAGGATCTGAAGCAGGCCGCGATCGTCCGGGCTTTGAACTGGATTGCCACCATGCAGTGTCGTCCCGGTGGTTGGGCTGCTTTCGACCTCGACAATGATCAGGACTGGCTGAACAAGCTGCCCTATGGAGATCTGAAGGCGATGATCGATCCCAATACCGCAGATGTGACCGCCAGAGTTTTAGAGATGGTGGGAAGGATTCAACATTCAGTCTCTACCATCCCTAATACATCACTATCAGATGAGCGACTGGCGCGAGGACTGGCCTACCTGCGGCAGGAGCAGGAACCGGAGGGCTGCTGGTTTGGTCGCTGGGGGGTGAACTACATCTACGGCACCAGTGGCGTCCTGGCGGCTCTGGCCCTTGTTGCGCCTAAAACCCATCGATCGGACATCGAACGGGGGGCCGCCTGGTTAGTTCAATGTCAGAATGCCAACGGGGGTTGGGGTGAAACCTGTTTCAGTTATAACGATCGCGCCCTCATGGGCCAGGGAGATAGCACGGCATCCCAAACGGCCTGGGC
Proteins encoded in this region:
- the xseB gene encoding exodeoxyribonuclease VII small subunit; protein product: MTDSLAATDPLNPDQDDIGFTSASYRSSLDWNYEATVAEIEAIITRIESGELELAEVFDQFSRAVDRLQQCETFLADRQKRMDLLIETLTDEIDL
- the xseA gene encoding exodeoxyribonuclease VII large subunit, producing the protein MSSPFPNLLVPDTALSVGSLTTYIQTVLEQDDRLQQIWVIGEVSSATQYRSGLFFTLQDPDIKASINCVVWNSQLHKLATLPVQGAQLILLGRIHLHPQRGQYQLIIWQALPAGEGLRALRYRQLRDRLEIEGLFDPARKRPIPSHPQTIAVVTSPQAAAWGDIQRTLKRRYSGLHVLLSPALVQGEQAPASIVTAIRRVEQDGRAEALILARGGGATEDMACFNDERVVRAVATCSIPVIAGIGHQRDESLADLAADICAHTPTAAAEQSVPLLADLYLEHRNRVAWLQDASSHYLNMLRTHEQRLRDRLQRLHPERQLQREMQFMRWQRQRLLRATTQHLRQADQHCQMLKQKLATLDPQAVLRRGYAVVRQTDGTIARSSQTLHLNEELLVQLGQGQIKVKVTDMMNLDASTNADVNLP
- the recA gene encoding recombinase RecA, which encodes MAPKHTDNLEKNSSEKQNPEKQKALNLVLSQIERNFGKGTIMRLGDASRMRVETIPSGALTLDLALGGGLPKGRVIEIYGPESSGKTTVALHALAEVQKAGGVAAFVDAEHALDPTYSAALGVDIDNLLVSQPDTGEAALEIVDQLVRSAAIDIIVIDSVAALVPRAEIEGEMGDAHVGLQARLMSQALRKITGNIGKSGCTVIFLNQLRQKIGVSYGNPETTTGGNALKFYASVRLDIRRIQTLKKGTEEYGIRAKVKVAKNKVAPPFRIAEFDIIFGKGISTLGCLVDMAEETGVLTRKGAWYSYSGDNISQGRDNAIKYLEENPEFAKTLEQQVRQKLEMGAVVSANSVVPIEEEDEDPYLEDEM
- the shc gene encoding squalene--hopene cyclase, which produces MQIQDRTLLSRVEQAIQVSQSYLLSTQHPDGYWWVELESNVTITSEAVLLHKIWGTDQSRNLHKVETYLRQQQRDHGGWELFYGDGGELSTTVEAYMALRLLGVPASDPSLLRAKTFILARGGISKTRIFTKMHLALIGCYSWRGLPSIPPWIMLLPDNFFFNIYEMSSWARGSTVPLLIVFDRKPVFQVEPQITLDELYAEGIEQVRYELPRNHDWTDFFVTLDDLFKLGENLNLVPFREQGLRAAEKWVLERQEATGDWGGIIPAMLNSLLALKCLDYAPADPIVDRGLRAVDNFAIEDETTYRVQPCVSPVWDTALVMRSLVDSGLAPDHPALVKAGNWLLEKQILDYGDWIVKNRQGKPGAWAFEFDNRFYPDVDDSAVVVMALNAVQLPNEDLKQAAIVRALNWIATMQCRPGGWAAFDLDNDQDWLNKLPYGDLKAMIDPNTADVTARVLEMVGRIQHSVSTIPNTSLSDERLARGLAYLRQEQEPEGCWFGRWGVNYIYGTSGVLAALALVAPKTHRSDIERGAAWLVQCQNANGGWGETCFSYNDRALMGQGDSTASQTAWALIGLLAAGEATGRYAEDEIDRGVTYLLETQRSDGTWDENYFTGTGFPCHFYLKYHLYQQHFPLTALGRYRVQRG